acaacaataataaaaaaataaacaattaaaatcattgcacACTACTGATATCAAACAAAGAATAGGGATTGGGTTTTCTTACTCTTGCTTTTCATCACCATTTTGTGTTCTCTACCTttacaagagaaaaagagatgcgaacgataatccacgtcaaaaatagtagaaaacggagagaagaagagaaaagatttgaagaggcCTTGGAGCGAGCGAATAGAGAAGAATGAATCAAGCTGATTTCGCATAGGAAACAATAATCTTTGGGGTCTTTATGGCTCGAAGAAAAGTCATATGGACTGCCAACTCTGTTGTTGGATCACAAGTTTAGTTGAGTTCACCAAGTTCACGACAAATTTAGCGAGATTATTCCAAAATCAAGTTTACTTTAAGTTTACTTTAAGTTAACTCGGGATATGGGTGTGGGAACATACATTCTACACGTACATTTGATAACCATGGGAGCAAGTACCATAGACATAAGGtttagtaataatttaatttctactaaaatattaaaaaaagtgtgatctaccactttatttttctttctgagCCGGTGCACAAGACACATCCACCCACAAACATTTCTTCAAATTGACTCTAAATGTAAGTGccaaaaaatgaaaaccaacCCAGTTATGCTCTTCACTTCTCCCTAAGTTTATATACTATAAGTTTATTTGCGAAACCTTTTGATTTCATATTCGGTTCAACATTTAAGTTTGCTTTTCCAGTAAAGGTATCTTCTATTCTATAATTTTCATGTCAATATAGTGTATCCAATGCACATTAGCAAGACCATAAATTTACAATATCCCAGGCTAGAATGCatggaaaaacataaaaaaccaCACTCATACACACCAAAAATATCAGCAGTGAATACATAAAGGATTTTCAATCATATATCTGATAATAATTCCATGGAGGGAAGCACAATACAGGAACCAAAATTGTAACTGTGAAATGACTCACAAGCAACTGATTTAGCACAAAATTTTCATTATGAAAATCGCAATTTTACCTCATGACTTCTTGAGTAATTCTTCAACAATTTGAGTAGAGTATCAGCTCCAAGACAATCACTTAGTTGCAAAATATCGCTTGATTTGGCTTTCTTAGTAGATTTCCTCCACGCTAAGTTTAACCTTTGTTGTTGCGTACTACACTTGAAGGCCACGGTAGGTAATTCTTCTCTAAGGTATTTGAGCCACTTTTCTAAAGCTTCTTTAGGGACAAGATCTATTGTAAGGGTCAAATGATTAGCCaaagcaaaaataaatattccaCAAAATGGAGAAAGCAGACAAAATGAAATATGATCAGTAAACTACCAATTTTACTTAAAAGCAAGACGAGACGTTTATCAGGACCCGATTTCATTACCATGTTTTCTATCTCGGGACAGCGAGTCCCCAAAGGATCCCGGGCATCAAGAACCTCCAGTAAGACATCAGAGGCTTCAATGACCTTAACAAGATCCTTGTAAAAGGCTCTATCTGAGCTATCTATggaataattaaaaacaaaaatagcaaTTGTAAGAACATAGGCAAGTAAGCACTTGATAGTTCAAACTAACCAAACTGTCAAGAAATTGCAAATAAGTACACACCTCTGGTCTTTAAGGCGGTACCAAAatcattactattttttttagaatcctctagcaacttggagtcatcttcctcctctAGCAAGCCCAATTTCCTTTTACGAGCCTGAAACAAGCAATGAATAGTAAATTCCTAACTGcaagaaaaatagaaatcacAAATGACACTTTACTTCGCACCACTCTTCTCTTTCCCACCCCAATTTGACGTGGACATAAATCTATACTGATATAATAATCAAAAACACTTTA
This region of Vigna unguiculata cultivar IT97K-499-35 chromosome 5, ASM411807v1, whole genome shotgun sequence genomic DNA includes:
- the LOC114184523 gene encoding guanine nucleotide-binding protein-like NSN1, whose translation is MVSRAIKPWSLKSKSVSLKKKYKVIRKVKEHNRKKAKEAKKLRLSGKNKVEKDPGIPNDWPFKEQELKALEARRAKAIEELEQKKVERKERARKRKLGLLEEEDDSKLLEDSKKNSNDFGTALKTRDSSDRAFYKDLVKVIEASDVLLEVLDARDPLGTRCPEIENMVMKSGPDKRLVLLLSKIDLVPKEALEKWLKYLREELPTVAFKCSTQQQRLNLAWRKSTKKAKSSDILQLSDCLGADTLLKLLKNYSRSHEVKLRFS